The following is a genomic window from Bordetella sp. H567.
TCCGGGGCGGGATCATTGTTCGACCTTGATGCCGGTGCGTTCGACGAAAGAACGCCATTTTTCGGATTCCTTCTCCATGAACGCCTTGAATTCCGCCGGCGTGCCGCCGCCTGGCTCGGCGCCGATATTCATCATCTTTTCCCTTAGCGCGGGGTCCTTCAAGCCGGCAGCCAGGACCTTGTAGATCCTGTCGACGACAACCGGCGGCGTGCCCGCGGGCGCCAGCAGCGCGCTCCAGCCCTGCACGTCGAAGCCCGGCACGCCCGATTCGGCGATCGTCGGTATTTCGGGCGACTGCGGAAAGCGCTGGGTGCTGGTCAATGCGATGGGGCGCAGCTTGCCGGCCTTCATCCACGCCAGCGCATCGGAATAGTTGGCGAAGGTGATCTGCACTTCCCCCGCGGCCGCCGCCGTGACCGCCGGCGCGCCGCCGCGATAGCGAACGTGGGCGATGTTCACGCCCGTCATGTACTTGAAGATCTCGCCGCTGAATTGCGTCAGTCCGCCGGCATCGGAAAAGAAAATCTGCCCGGGCTTCTGCCTGGCCAGCGCGATCAGGTCCTGCACCGTGTGCACCGGCAAGGACGGATTCGCCATCAACACCAGTGGGTTGGTGTTCAGCAGCGTGATCGGGGCGAAGTCCTTTACGCCGTCGTAGGGCACTTTGTAGATGTATTGATTCAGCGTCTGCGGCGCGGCCAGCCCGAGCAGCAGCGTATAACCGTCGGGCTCGGCTCGCGCCACGTATTCGGTGGCCAGGCTGC
Proteins encoded in this region:
- a CDS encoding Bug family tripartite tricarboxylate transporter substrate binding protein; its protein translation is MNQIVRRLAAMAACVLLIACLPAAQAADWPVKPIRIIVPFAPGGIADILARMLSPILQDGLGQSIIVENKPGASGSLATEYVARAEPDGYTLLLGLAAPQTLNQYIYKVPYDGVKDFAPITLLNTNPLVLMANPSLPVHTVQDLIALARQKPGQIFFSDAGGLTQFSGEIFKYMTGVNIAHVRYRGGAPAVTAAAAGEVQITFANYSDALAWMKAGKLRPIALTSTQRFPQSPEIPTIAESGVPGFDVQGWSALLAPAGTPPVVVDRIYKVLAAGLKDPALREKMMNIGAEPGGGTPAEFKAFMEKESEKWRSFVERTGIKVEQ